In Pyxicephalus adspersus chromosome 12, UCB_Pads_2.0, whole genome shotgun sequence, a genomic segment contains:
- the GPR68 gene encoding ovarian cancer G-protein coupled receptor 1 has translation MKNGTEEDDINITYCIIDHTIHQTLFPVVYVIVFVIGLPANCLSLYYGYLQIKAKNELGIYLVNLTLADLLYIFSLPFWLQYVIQHDNWTYNETMCKICGILLYENIYISVAFLCCISMDRYLALVHPFRFHKLRTMKAAIIISIVIWMKELMTSYIFFEHGEVSKDPDSHIVCFEHYPIKDWEHSINYYRFFAGFLFPISLLLFSYCRIFKVVRKSQGTQSRRKLQIKQLVLSTVMIFLICFGPYHILVVIRSLLENNCSFASKIFNTYHFSLLLTSFNCVADPMLYCFASENTYKDFVRCKNSCISYIRCLKVRNNDTYDLNLTDVSSAEAGRIKPIPVENETLTLCKEKPCVENETEVSSVPQL, from the coding sequence ATGAAAAACGGAACAGAAGAGGACGACATTAACATCACCTACTGTATAATTGACCACACCATACACCAAACATTATTCCCCGTCGTGTATGTGATCGTATTTGTCATTGGCCTACCAGCAAACTGTTTATCTTTGTACTATGGGTACCTACAGATCAAAGCCAAGAATGAACTGGGAATATATTTGGTGAACCTAACCCTGGCTGATCTTCTTTACATCTTCTCTTTGCCTTTCTGGCTCCAATATGTCATCCAACATGACAACTGGACTTATAATGAGACCATGTGCAAAATCTGCGGCATTCTCCTCTACGAGAACATCTATATTAGCGTTGCCTTCTTGTGCTGTATCTCCATGGATCGATACCTCGCCCTGGTACACCCTTTCAGGTTCCACAAGCTTCGGACAATGAAAGCGGCCATTATAATTAGCATAGTCATTTGGATGAAGGAACTTATGACCAGTTACATCTTCTTTGAGCATGGGGAGGTCAGCAAGGACCCAGACAGCCATATTGTCTGTTTTGAACACTATCCCATCAAAGACTGGGAGCACAGCATTAATTATTATCGATTCTTCGCCGGTTTCCTCTTCCCAATTTCCTTGCTCCTGTTTTCTTACTGTAGGATTTTTAAAGTAGTTCGAAAGAGCCAAGGTACCCAAAGCAGGAGAAAACTTCAAATCAAGCAGCTGGTCCTCAGTACGGTAATGATTTTCTTGATCTGCTTTGGTCCTTATCACATCCTGGTGGTCATTCGGAGTTTGCTTGAGAACAATTGTTCCTTTGCTTCCAAAATTTTCAATACCTATCACTTCTCACTGCTTCTTACCAGCTTTAACTGCGTGGCAGATCCCATGCTTTACTGTTTTGCCAGTGAGAACACCTACAAAGACTTTGTGAGGTGCAAAAACTCATGCATTTCCTATATTAGGTGTCTGAAGGTCAGGAACAATGACACCTATGATCTGAACTTGACGGACGTATCCAGCGCAGAGGCTGGCAGAATTAAACCAATACCCGTGGAAAATGAGACTTTGACCCTGTGCAAGGAGAAACCCTGTGTGGAAAATGAAACAGAAGTATCTTCTGTTCCTCAGCTATAG